The proteins below are encoded in one region of Amycolatopsis magusensis:
- a CDS encoding TetR/AcrR family transcriptional regulator: MGTATGRPSAARTRLVEAAARIFYADGIHAVGVDRVIEEAGVSRATFYRHFPSKEELVRAYLEAEDQAIRANVAAAGARADNPRELLERLVVGLGDQICGAGFRGCPFINAAAEYPDPEHPVRVTVREHRDWFAGALADLAVAAGIPPELSGVLVFLRDGAMVGGYLEEPEAVREKLALTVRALVR; the protein is encoded by the coding sequence ATGGGTACAGCGACAGGCCGTCCCTCGGCGGCGAGGACCCGGCTGGTGGAGGCCGCCGCGCGCATCTTCTACGCCGACGGCATCCACGCGGTCGGTGTGGACCGGGTGATCGAGGAGGCCGGCGTCAGCCGCGCCACCTTCTACCGGCACTTCCCCTCGAAGGAAGAGCTCGTCCGCGCCTACCTGGAGGCGGAGGACCAGGCGATCCGCGCCAACGTCGCGGCCGCCGGGGCGCGCGCCGACAACCCGCGTGAGCTGCTGGAACGGCTGGTGGTCGGCCTGGGCGACCAGATCTGCGGCGCCGGTTTCCGCGGCTGCCCGTTCATCAACGCGGCCGCCGAGTACCCGGATCCCGAGCACCCCGTGCGCGTGACCGTGCGCGAGCACCGCGACTGGTTCGCCGGCGCGCTCGCCGACCTGGCCGTCGCCGCGGGCATCCCGCCGGAGCTGTCCGGCGTGCTGGTCTTCCTGCGTGACGGCGCGATGGTCGGCGGCTACCTGGAGGAGCCGGAGGCCGTGCGCGAGAAGCTGGCGCTGACGGTCAGGGCGTTGGTGCGGTAG
- a CDS encoding DUF2448 domain-containing protein, which produces MVALICGWLLLTALVLRGWTRISTSRAWRVAALAGAVAYSLGHQALFSTVAEDAFITFRYSENLADGNGPVFNAGERVEGYSNFLWMLLIAIPKALFGKGIVVGAAVLGVVCTVACVVLSYFLVNRLVTDKALGVLAAVLTAGASGLAAYGPSGLETPLFLLLVLGVLYALAVDRPLIAGLLVALAGMTRPDGLLIAVLVGLYLLLRAVRKRTNWRPVLEYAAGLLVLALPWTIWRVVYYGHLLPNAVAAKSGGSFGWQIAQGGEYLGGFAVASLGFLVLAALAIAGLVRFRRADADSSLVWLIFVLALTYLAFITYAGGDWMPAYRLLAPVPPLLGVASVAAYGLLDTERLRTRVAGLRLMPLAAAAICGLSLLVSITDPKMLDLMHQWRAKIAEMEEFGSLLGQNLPPGTLISTYANGALSYRAGPAVPVVDVLGLTDEHIARNGLRTEESGPIGHIAHDYDYVVHVRKPALGIVTGNGFAVRPQCTDDAIYRDTYQVANFRREGTQLYAVVFPRKDQAATLIAALDADPRFVYEPCPATAPTP; this is translated from the coding sequence GTGGTTGCGCTCATCTGCGGCTGGCTGCTGCTGACCGCTCTGGTACTCAGGGGCTGGACCCGCATCTCCACCAGCCGGGCGTGGCGCGTCGCCGCGCTGGCGGGGGCGGTCGCGTACTCGCTCGGTCACCAGGCGTTGTTCTCCACGGTGGCCGAGGACGCCTTCATCACCTTCCGCTACTCGGAGAACCTCGCGGACGGCAACGGCCCGGTGTTCAACGCGGGCGAGCGGGTCGAGGGGTACTCGAACTTCCTGTGGATGCTGCTGATCGCCATCCCGAAGGCGTTGTTCGGCAAGGGCATCGTGGTCGGCGCGGCGGTGCTCGGCGTGGTGTGCACGGTCGCGTGCGTGGTGCTGTCGTACTTCCTGGTCAACCGCCTGGTGACGGACAAGGCGCTCGGCGTGCTCGCGGCGGTGCTCACCGCCGGTGCCAGCGGACTGGCCGCCTACGGGCCGTCCGGCCTGGAGACGCCGCTGTTCCTGCTGCTGGTGCTCGGCGTGCTCTACGCGCTCGCGGTGGACCGGCCGCTGATCGCCGGGCTGCTCGTCGCGCTGGCCGGGATGACCCGGCCCGACGGGCTGCTGATCGCCGTGCTCGTGGGGCTGTACCTGCTGCTGCGCGCGGTCCGGAAGCGGACGAACTGGCGGCCGGTTCTCGAATACGCGGCGGGGCTGCTGGTGCTGGCGCTGCCGTGGACCATCTGGCGCGTCGTCTACTACGGACACCTGCTGCCCAACGCGGTCGCCGCGAAGTCGGGTGGCTCGTTCGGCTGGCAGATCGCGCAGGGCGGCGAGTACCTCGGCGGCTTCGCCGTGGCGTCCCTCGGTTTCCTGGTGCTCGCGGCGCTGGCGATCGCCGGACTGGTGCGGTTCCGGCGCGCGGACGCGGATTCCTCGCTGGTGTGGCTGATCTTCGTGCTGGCGTTGACCTACCTCGCGTTCATCACCTACGCGGGCGGCGACTGGATGCCCGCGTACCGCCTGCTCGCGCCGGTGCCCCCGCTGCTCGGCGTCGCCTCGGTCGCCGCGTACGGGCTGCTGGACACCGAACGCCTGCGGACGCGGGTCGCCGGGCTGCGCCTGATGCCGCTGGCCGCCGCGGCGATCTGCGGGCTGTCGCTGCTGGTGTCGATCACCGATCCGAAGATGCTCGACCTGATGCACCAGTGGCGCGCGAAGATCGCCGAGATGGAGGAGTTCGGCTCGCTGCTCGGGCAGAACCTGCCGCCGGGCACGCTGATCAGCACCTACGCCAACGGCGCGCTGTCCTACCGGGCCGGCCCGGCGGTGCCGGTGGTCGACGTGCTCGGGCTGACCGACGAGCACATCGCGCGCAACGGCCTGCGCACCGAGGAGAGCGGCCCGATCGGGCACATCGCGCACGACTACGACTACGTGGTCCACGTGCGCAAGCCCGCGCTGGGCATCGTCACCGGCAACGGGTTCGCCGTCCGTCCACAGTGCACGGACGACGCGATCTACCGCGACACCTACCAGGTGGCCAACTTCCGCCGCGAGGGCACGCAGCTCTACGCCGTGGTGTTCCCGCGCAAGGACCAGGCCGCGACGTTGATCGCCGCGCTGGACGCCGATCCGCGGTTCGTCTACGAGCCCTGCCCGGCTACCGCACCAACGCCCTGA
- the pip gene encoding prolyl aminopeptidase has protein sequence MYTHGEPYDSGLLDVGDGNLVHWDVSGNPAGKPAVLLHGGPGVPSPHGRRYFDPAAYRVVQFHQRGVGLSTPSVIDHETDLSVNTTEHLLADMELLREHLDIERWLVFGGSWGATLGFAYAERFPARVTELVLVAVTNTRPSEIDWLYRGLGMVFPEAWDRFREGAGDDDVVGAYNRLLNDPDPAVREKAARDWCAWEAAAVDEQTPDPRWADPGFRMALARTAAHYFHHHAWLEDGILLREAGKLAGIPGVMVHGRRDLSAPLGTAWAMAKAWPDAELKVIDEGGHFSTGAMEEAVQAAMDRFATGD, from the coding sequence ATGTACACGCACGGCGAGCCGTACGACAGCGGCCTGCTCGACGTCGGTGACGGCAACCTCGTCCACTGGGACGTCTCCGGGAACCCGGCGGGCAAGCCCGCGGTCCTGCTGCACGGCGGTCCGGGCGTGCCCTCGCCCCACGGCCGCCGCTACTTCGACCCGGCGGCCTACCGCGTGGTGCAGTTCCACCAGCGCGGAGTCGGCCTCAGCACGCCGTCGGTGATCGACCACGAGACCGACCTGAGCGTGAACACCACCGAACACCTGCTGGCCGACATGGAACTGCTGCGCGAGCACCTGGACATCGAGCGCTGGCTGGTGTTCGGCGGCTCGTGGGGCGCGACCCTCGGTTTCGCCTACGCGGAACGGTTCCCGGCGCGGGTCACGGAACTGGTGCTGGTGGCGGTCACGAACACCCGGCCGTCGGAGATCGACTGGCTCTACCGCGGGCTGGGCATGGTGTTCCCGGAGGCGTGGGACCGGTTCCGCGAAGGCGCCGGGGACGACGACGTGGTCGGCGCGTACAACCGGCTGCTCAACGACCCGGATCCCGCGGTCCGAGAGAAGGCGGCCCGCGACTGGTGCGCCTGGGAAGCGGCGGCTGTCGACGAGCAGACCCCCGACCCGCGCTGGGCCGACCCGGGCTTCCGGATGGCGCTGGCCCGCACGGCGGCGCACTACTTCCACCACCACGCCTGGCTGGAGGACGGCATCCTGCTGCGGGAAGCGGGCAAACTGGCCGGGATCCCGGGCGTGATGGTGCACGGCAGGCGCGATCTCAGCGCACCGCTGGGCACCGCGTGGGCGATGGCCAAGGCGTGGCCGGACGCCGAGCTGAAGGTGATCGACGAGGGCGGTCACTTCTCGACGGGCGCCATGGAAGAGGCGGTGCAGGCCGCGATGGACCGCTTCGCGACCGGGGATTGA
- a CDS encoding Lrp/AsnC family transcriptional regulator, translating to MTPHAFDDLDRRLLHALQLDGRASFSRIGEVLGVSGQTVARHYAALRSDGAVKVIGVSDPEALGEALWLTRVRCPPDAADAVAAAIAGREEASWVRITSGGTEIVCAIRASGDKTPLVPKLPRVLDVTAQCVLHEFAGGGEGLLRKARALTKSEIDELTWSADAPPRREMSEQDHRMLGLLRADGRTPVTELAEATGWSQTTVRRRLAELRAGGLLRFTVDFDHRLFGFGVHVLLWLTVEPADLDLAGRLLAEEHAEVAYVAATSGPTNLVAGVVCPAVKDLYGYLTRRLAVLPGVRRIETAPVGRTAKSARATGW from the coding sequence GTGACCCCGCACGCGTTCGACGACCTCGACCGCCGTTTGCTCCACGCCCTCCAGCTCGACGGCCGTGCCTCGTTCAGCCGCATCGGCGAGGTGCTCGGGGTCTCCGGGCAGACCGTCGCGCGGCACTACGCCGCGTTGCGTTCGGACGGTGCGGTCAAGGTGATCGGGGTGAGCGATCCGGAAGCACTCGGCGAAGCGCTCTGGCTGACCAGGGTGCGGTGCCCGCCGGACGCGGCGGACGCGGTGGCCGCCGCGATCGCCGGTCGTGAGGAAGCTTCGTGGGTACGGATCACCTCCGGTGGCACCGAAATCGTTTGCGCCATCAGGGCTTCCGGCGACAAGACGCCGTTGGTGCCGAAGCTGCCGCGCGTGCTCGACGTGACCGCGCAGTGCGTGCTGCACGAGTTCGCCGGCGGTGGCGAAGGCCTGCTGCGCAAGGCTCGTGCGCTGACCAAGTCCGAAATCGACGAGCTGACCTGGTCGGCCGACGCCCCACCGCGGCGGGAAATGTCCGAACAGGACCATCGGATGCTCGGACTGCTGCGAGCCGACGGCCGGACCCCGGTGACCGAACTGGCCGAGGCGACCGGCTGGTCGCAGACCACGGTCCGCCGTCGCCTCGCCGAGTTGCGGGCGGGCGGCCTGCTGCGGTTCACCGTGGACTTCGACCACCGGCTGTTCGGTTTCGGCGTGCACGTCCTGCTGTGGCTCACGGTCGAACCCGCCGACCTCGACCTGGCGGGCCGCCTGCTGGCCGAGGAGCACGCCGAGGTGGCCTACGTCGCGGCGACCAGTGGTCCGACCAACCTGGTCGCCGGGGTGGTCTGCCCGGCGGTCAAGGACCTCTACGGCTACCTGACCCGGCGGCTGGCGGTTCTGCCCGGCGTCCGGCGGATCGAGACCGCGCCGGTGGGCCGGACGGCGAAGAGCGCGCGGGCAACCGGGTGGTGA
- a CDS encoding family 78 glycoside hydrolase catalytic domain: MTGGVNRRSFLQTSALGAGALALPTAEAAAADQAGEAGVLHVERLTVEYAETLLGTDVARPLLSWVPVAPGHGARQTAYQLEVDGVWDSGRVASDRSTAVAYDGPALRPRTRYQWRVRVWDQDGQASDWSAWSWWETGFLGTEWTAAWIGAPAPEAPPDFTGTSWIWSPGSTSGNAPAGPRWFRATLDLPAGVTEAELVATADDDFTLFLNGEQVLHAPEQVDGWRSARHAHVSVSGRVVVAVLATNRGSVSVNPGGLLVRLRTGTHELVTGPGWRVADTEQSGWQQPDFDDSGWAEAVVLAPYGQGPWGSGVSVQVPQVPAPLLRREFTVDKPIASARLYISGLAYYEAEINGKRVGTQVLDPGFTDYDRTVLYATHDVTGLLGGGANAIGVTLGRGFYAMTTPNVWRWEKPDWRGEPKLLAQLEITHPDGSRTTIASDTSWRLADGPTVSDSLYAGESYDARAAKPGWSSTGFDDSSWRAPVVHSAPKGVVRAQQHEPIEVVETVTPVSITALRPGVFVADMGRTMAGWTKLTVSASAGTTVELWHGERLREDGSVIWENGHVPGRHQKDFYTCAGGGEETWEPKFSYKGFRYVEVHGLTTQPRLLGRVVHTKVREVASFRCSEPFFEQLDRAMRRTLLNNLHGIPTDTPMYEKNGWTGDAQLGAPSLAYAFAVPRFLTKWIGDLADSQNEPGQLPVIVPSGGWGYQELAPAPEWTTVYPFLVREMYRWYGDDRVAAEHWQPLTRYLDWEIGRLENGLAVTALGDYLPPGYGGVPPEDTRLTATAYLHRALVGTAELGSMLGHEETAARYRSVADGLREAFNAAFLGPGGHYRTAKDPGYRQTSNAIPLAFDLVPAGAVQSVVDSLVADIRARGDHLNTGALGTSVLLRVLTAYGHADVAHAVATQRSYPSWGYWFDNGADTMWEMWQLDSRSRDHYFQGTVVQWLYENVAGLRPGDAGYRTFTVRPDALTGVHWAGSSVETVRGRVGVHWTKVSGGLRLTVDVPVGSEAEVHLPGTVTSVPASPRIRTDRGYAVHHITHGQWRFHAT, from the coding sequence ATGACTGGTGGAGTGAACCGGCGTAGCTTCCTGCAGACCTCCGCACTGGGCGCGGGCGCGCTCGCGCTGCCCACCGCGGAGGCGGCCGCAGCTGACCAGGCAGGGGAGGCGGGTGTGCTCCACGTCGAACGGCTGACCGTCGAATACGCGGAAACCCTGCTGGGCACCGATGTCGCCCGGCCGCTGCTGTCGTGGGTGCCGGTGGCGCCCGGCCACGGCGCCCGGCAGACGGCCTACCAGCTCGAGGTAGACGGGGTCTGGGATTCGGGGCGGGTGGCGTCGGACCGCTCGACCGCCGTCGCCTACGACGGCCCGGCGTTGCGGCCGCGTACGCGGTACCAGTGGCGCGTGCGGGTGTGGGACCAGGACGGTCAGGCGTCGGACTGGAGCGCGTGGAGCTGGTGGGAGACCGGTTTCCTCGGTACCGAGTGGACGGCGGCCTGGATCGGCGCGCCCGCGCCGGAAGCACCGCCCGACTTCACCGGCACGTCGTGGATCTGGTCTCCGGGCAGCACGAGCGGCAACGCGCCGGCCGGTCCACGCTGGTTCCGCGCGACGCTCGACCTGCCGGCCGGGGTCACCGAGGCGGAGCTGGTCGCCACGGCGGACGACGACTTCACCCTGTTCCTCAACGGGGAGCAGGTACTGCACGCGCCCGAGCAGGTCGACGGCTGGCGGAGCGCGCGGCACGCTCACGTCTCCGTGAGCGGCCGTGTGGTGGTCGCGGTGCTTGCCACGAACCGCGGTTCGGTGTCGGTCAACCCGGGCGGCCTGCTGGTCCGGCTCCGGACCGGGACGCACGAGCTGGTCACCGGCCCGGGGTGGCGGGTCGCGGACACCGAGCAGAGCGGCTGGCAGCAGCCGGACTTCGACGACAGCGGCTGGGCCGAGGCCGTGGTGCTGGCGCCCTACGGCCAGGGTCCGTGGGGGAGCGGGGTTTCGGTGCAGGTGCCGCAGGTGCCCGCGCCGCTGCTGCGTCGTGAGTTCACTGTGGACAAACCGATCGCGAGCGCGCGGTTGTACATCAGCGGTCTGGCTTACTACGAAGCCGAAATCAACGGCAAGCGCGTCGGCACGCAGGTGCTCGACCCGGGGTTCACCGACTACGACAGGACCGTGCTGTACGCCACGCACGACGTCACCGGGCTGCTCGGCGGTGGGGCCAACGCGATCGGTGTGACGCTCGGGCGCGGGTTCTACGCCATGACCACGCCGAACGTCTGGCGCTGGGAGAAGCCGGACTGGCGTGGTGAGCCGAAACTACTGGCACAGCTGGAGATCACCCACCCGGACGGCAGCCGCACGACCATCGCGTCGGACACCTCGTGGCGGCTCGCGGACGGCCCGACGGTATCGGATTCGCTGTACGCCGGGGAATCCTACGACGCGCGTGCGGCGAAGCCGGGGTGGTCGTCGACCGGCTTCGACGACAGTTCCTGGCGGGCGCCGGTCGTGCACAGCGCGCCGAAGGGCGTGGTGCGCGCCCAGCAGCACGAGCCGATCGAGGTAGTGGAAACCGTGACGCCGGTGTCGATCACCGCGTTGCGGCCGGGGGTGTTCGTCGCCGACATGGGCCGCACGATGGCGGGCTGGACGAAGCTGACGGTGAGCGCATCGGCGGGTACGACGGTCGAGCTGTGGCACGGCGAGCGCCTGCGCGAGGACGGGAGCGTGATCTGGGAGAACGGGCACGTGCCCGGGCGGCACCAGAAGGACTTCTACACCTGCGCGGGTGGTGGTGAGGAGACCTGGGAGCCGAAGTTCTCGTACAAGGGCTTCCGGTACGTCGAGGTGCACGGGCTGACGACGCAGCCTCGGTTGCTTGGCCGCGTGGTGCACACGAAGGTACGTGAGGTTGCCTCTTTCCGTTGCTCGGAGCCGTTTTTCGAGCAGCTGGACCGGGCGATGCGCCGGACGCTGCTGAACAACCTGCACGGCATCCCGACCGACACCCCGATGTACGAGAAGAACGGCTGGACCGGGGACGCGCAACTCGGCGCGCCGAGCCTGGCGTACGCCTTCGCCGTGCCGCGGTTCCTCACCAAGTGGATCGGGGACCTCGCGGACAGCCAGAACGAGCCGGGGCAGCTGCCGGTGATCGTGCCGAGTGGTGGCTGGGGCTATCAGGAACTGGCGCCCGCTCCGGAATGGACGACGGTTTACCCCTTCCTGGTCCGGGAAATGTATCGCTGGTACGGCGACGACCGGGTGGCCGCCGAGCACTGGCAGCCGCTGACCCGGTACCTGGACTGGGAAATCGGGCGGCTGGAGAACGGCCTGGCGGTCACCGCGCTGGGCGACTACCTGCCGCCCGGGTACGGCGGCGTGCCTCCGGAGGACACCCGGCTGACCGCCACCGCGTACCTGCACCGGGCGCTCGTCGGCACCGCCGAACTCGGCTCGATGCTCGGGCACGAGGAGACCGCGGCGCGGTACCGCTCGGTGGCGGACGGCCTCCGGGAGGCGTTCAACGCGGCCTTCCTCGGTCCGGGAGGGCACTACCGGACGGCGAAGGACCCCGGCTACCGGCAGACGTCGAACGCGATCCCGCTGGCCTTCGACCTGGTCCCGGCCGGGGCGGTGCAGTCCGTTGTGGACAGTCTGGTGGCGGACATCCGGGCGCGGGGTGACCATCTGAACACCGGCGCGCTCGGGACCAGCGTGCTGCTGCGGGTGCTCACCGCCTATGGTCACGCCGACGTCGCCCATGCCGTGGCCACGCAGCGGAGTTATCCGAGCTGGGGGTACTGGTTCGACAACGGCGCGGACACCATGTGGGAGATGTGGCAGCTGGACTCGCGTTCGCGGGACCACTACTTCCAGGGGACCGTGGTGCAGTGGCTGTACGAAAACGTCGCCGGCCTGCGCCCGGGGGATGCGGGGTACCGGACGTTCACCGTGCGGCCGGACGCGTTGACCGGGGTGCACTGGGCGGGGAGCAGCGTCGAAACCGTGCGAGGACGGGTCGGCGTGCACTGGACCAAGGTCAGCGGGGGCCTACGGCTGACCGTGGACGTCCCCGTGGGTTCGGAGGCCGAAGTCCACCTACCCGGCACCGTCACCTCCGTCCCCGCCTCCCCGCGCATCCGCACAGACCGCGGCTACGCCGTCCACCACATCACCCACGGCCAATGGCGCTTCCACGCCACCTAA
- a CDS encoding MarR family winged helix-turn-helix transcriptional regulator, with product MTTTGFGTQLRHLLDLLDGDVARISADLGLADFRPRFSPVVRTLTERGPLPIRDLAEALGVTHSAASQTVTEMRKLDLAELRPGADARERIVHLTAKTRELLPVLDAEWVATEAALTELDAELPYSLVELVAAATRALERRPFHDRVGAQLRTAGADRPAGS from the coding sequence ATGACCACCACCGGGTTCGGCACCCAGCTCCGGCACCTGCTCGACCTGCTCGACGGCGATGTCGCCCGGATCTCCGCCGACCTGGGCTTGGCTGATTTCCGGCCGCGGTTCTCCCCTGTCGTGCGCACGCTGACCGAACGCGGCCCGCTGCCGATCCGCGATCTCGCCGAGGCGCTGGGCGTGACCCACTCGGCCGCCAGTCAGACGGTGACCGAGATGCGCAAGCTGGACCTCGCCGAACTGCGGCCGGGCGCGGACGCGCGCGAACGCATCGTGCACCTGACCGCCAAGACGCGGGAGTTGCTGCCCGTGCTCGACGCCGAGTGGGTGGCGACCGAGGCCGCCCTCACCGAACTGGACGCCGAACTGCCTTACTCACTGGTCGAACTGGTCGCCGCCGCCACCCGCGCGCTGGAGCGGCGGCCCTTCCACGACCGCGTCGGCGCCCAGCTCAGAACAGCCGGAGCTGATCGTCCCGCAGGCTCTTGA
- a CDS encoding alpha/beta hydrolase: protein MTANPHNLPLEPAAQAFAEATSQPPFLFDLAPADGRKAVDEVQSGEIAKPAVDIEDLTIPGDVRVRIIRPAGAEGPLPVIVYLHGAGWVFGNSHTHDRLVRELAVGAGAAVVFPEYSLSPEARYPIAIEQNYTAAKWVAEHGGEHNLDAGRIAIAGDSVGGNMTAAVTLLAKQRGDVQFRQQVLFYPVTDANFDTESYRLFAEGYFLRRDGMQWFWDQYTTDPAQRAEITASPLRATSEDLAGLPPALVITAEADVLRDEGEAYANKLRQAGVPVTAVRYQGVIHDFVMLNALRETPAAAAAIAQAAATLRTALA, encoded by the coding sequence ATGACCGCCAACCCGCACAACCTGCCGCTCGAACCGGCCGCCCAGGCCTTCGCCGAGGCGACCTCGCAGCCGCCGTTCCTGTTCGACCTGGCGCCCGCCGACGGCCGCAAGGCGGTCGACGAGGTGCAGAGCGGTGAGATCGCCAAGCCCGCCGTGGACATCGAAGACCTGACCATCCCCGGCGACGTGCGGGTCCGGATCATCCGCCCGGCCGGGGCCGAGGGCCCGCTGCCGGTGATCGTCTACCTGCACGGCGCGGGCTGGGTGTTCGGCAACTCGCACACGCACGACCGGCTCGTCCGCGAACTGGCCGTCGGCGCGGGCGCGGCCGTGGTGTTCCCGGAGTACAGCCTCTCGCCGGAAGCCAGGTACCCGATCGCGATCGAGCAGAACTACACCGCCGCCAAGTGGGTCGCCGAACACGGCGGCGAACACAACCTGGACGCTGGGCGGATCGCCATCGCCGGCGACTCGGTCGGCGGCAACATGACCGCGGCGGTCACCCTGCTGGCCAAGCAGCGCGGCGACGTGCAATTCCGGCAGCAGGTCCTTTTCTACCCGGTGACCGACGCGAACTTCGACACCGAGTCGTACCGTTTGTTCGCCGAAGGCTATTTCCTGCGGCGGGACGGAATGCAATGGTTCTGGGACCAGTACACCACCGACCCGGCGCAGCGCGCGGAAATCACCGCTTCGCCCCTGCGCGCAACCTCGGAAGACCTGGCAGGATTGCCGCCGGCGCTGGTGATCACCGCCGAAGCGGACGTGCTGCGTGACGAAGGCGAGGCCTACGCGAACAAGCTGCGGCAGGCAGGCGTCCCGGTGACCGCCGTGCGCTACCAGGGCGTCATCCACGACTTCGTCATGCTGAACGCCCTGCGCGAAACCCCCGCCGCAGCCGCCGCCATCGCCCAAGCCGCCGCCACCCTGCGCACCGCCCTCGCCTAA